From a region of the Maridesulfovibrio ferrireducens genome:
- a CDS encoding uracil-xanthine permease family protein: MSISSTEYNFRARDVVLGAQMLFVAFGALVLVPLLTGLNPNVALFTAGVGTLIFQLVTGGKVPVFLASSFAFIAPIIYGVQTWGIPSTLCGLAAAGVFYIFLSLLISWRGTDVLRRILPPVVTGPVIMVIGLILAPVAVFMAMGKTGDGSVVLVPEKTALIVSMISLGVTVAVSLFGKGWLKLIPILSGITAGYVTCLFMGLVDFSSVAAAPWIAMPAFTYPEWNLEAILFIVPVAIAPAIEHFGDVLAIGSVSGKDYVKDPGIHRTMLGDGLATSFAAFFGGPPNTTYSEVTGAVALIKVFNPAIMTWAAIVAIALAFVGKVGAFLQTIPVPVMGGIMVLLFGAIMVVGMNTLVRAGEDLMEARNLAIVALIVIFGVGGMSVPTPFSDEFRLGGIGLAGILGVFLNLVLPRKKKEA; this comes from the coding sequence ATGAGTATTTCGAGTACCGAGTATAATTTTAGAGCCAGAGACGTCGTTCTTGGCGCACAGATGTTGTTTGTCGCCTTTGGAGCACTGGTTCTGGTTCCACTCCTTACCGGACTTAATCCGAACGTCGCTTTGTTTACAGCTGGGGTCGGTACCCTGATTTTTCAGCTTGTAACAGGCGGAAAGGTTCCGGTTTTTCTTGCTTCCTCTTTCGCGTTCATTGCTCCGATAATTTATGGTGTTCAAACTTGGGGCATTCCATCGACTCTTTGTGGCCTAGCGGCGGCGGGTGTCTTTTATATTTTCCTCAGTTTACTTATCAGCTGGCGCGGAACAGATGTTCTGAGAAGAATCCTCCCGCCCGTTGTTACCGGTCCGGTCATTATGGTTATCGGTCTGATTCTGGCTCCTGTTGCAGTATTTATGGCAATGGGTAAAACAGGTGACGGCTCTGTTGTTCTGGTTCCTGAAAAAACTGCACTGATCGTTTCTATGATCTCACTCGGTGTAACCGTAGCGGTTTCTCTTTTCGGAAAAGGATGGCTTAAACTGATACCTATTTTAAGCGGTATCACTGCTGGGTATGTTACTTGTCTGTTCATGGGGCTTGTTGATTTCTCCAGTGTTGCAGCCGCTCCTTGGATTGCAATGCCGGCGTTTACTTACCCTGAATGGAACCTTGAAGCCATTTTATTCATCGTGCCTGTTGCAATTGCTCCTGCGATTGAACATTTCGGTGATGTCCTCGCTATCGGTTCCGTATCCGGAAAGGATTATGTGAAAGATCCCGGTATCCACAGGACTATGCTCGGCGACGGTCTTGCTACATCTTTTGCAGCATTTTTCGGCGGACCTCCTAATACCACTTATTCAGAAGTAACAGGCGCTGTTGCTCTGATTAAAGTGTTTAACCCCGCAATTATGACATGGGCTGCTATAGTTGCTATCGCTCTTGCTTTTGTCGGTAAGGTCGGCGCTTTCTTGCAGACTATTCCTGTGCCTGTAATGGGTGGAATTATGGTTCTGCTTTTCGGTGCCATCATGGTTGTCGGAATGAACACTCTTGTTCGTGCCGGTGAAGACCTGATGGAAGCTCGCAACCTTGCAATTGTCGCACTTATTGTTATCTTCGGTGTAGGCGGCATGTCCGTGCCTACTCCTTTCAGTGATGAGTTCAGACTTGGCGGAATCGGGCTGGCAGGAATTCTCGGTGTTTTCCTGAATCTGGTTCTTCCGCGTAAGAAAAAAGAAGCTTAG
- a CDS encoding DnaJ C-terminal domain-containing protein — translation MSVKYKDYYKLLGVSRSASKEEISKAFKKLARKHHPDLNHDNPESETKFKEINEAYEVLKDAKKRKMYDQFGADWEHGQNFQPPPGQGGRNFGGQGFGGAQGFGGGDFSDFFETVFGGGGGGRGGFSGASGFGGGGFQQRPQKGADSETTLTLTLEEAYKGGAKSISVQERTTGPGGHPMVQSKKLDVNVPAGIKDGQKIRLASQGAPGPGDGPSGDLYLKIKLAPHQLYKVEENNIILDLPLAPWEAALGSKVKVPTLDGMIEMNIPAGMGSGKKMRVKGRGLGAGAKKGDQFVRVMVQVPVADSDEIKKLWEELSEKTEFTPRSF, via the coding sequence ATGAGTGTTAAATATAAAGACTACTACAAACTTCTGGGAGTTTCGCGCTCCGCCTCTAAAGAGGAAATATCAAAAGCATTCAAGAAGCTGGCGCGCAAGCATCATCCTGACTTGAATCATGATAATCCTGAGTCTGAAACGAAGTTTAAAGAAATAAATGAAGCTTACGAAGTCTTAAAAGACGCAAAAAAACGTAAGATGTACGATCAGTTCGGAGCAGATTGGGAACACGGCCAGAACTTCCAGCCACCTCCGGGACAAGGCGGAAGAAACTTCGGCGGACAGGGTTTCGGGGGAGCACAAGGATTCGGAGGCGGAGATTTCAGTGACTTCTTTGAAACAGTTTTCGGAGGCGGTGGCGGCGGTAGAGGAGGCTTTTCCGGAGCTTCAGGATTCGGAGGCGGCGGTTTTCAACAGCGTCCTCAAAAAGGAGCTGACTCGGAAACAACTCTGACTCTGACCTTGGAAGAAGCCTATAAAGGCGGGGCAAAATCTATTTCAGTTCAGGAACGCACAACAGGTCCCGGCGGACATCCCATGGTTCAGTCAAAAAAGCTGGATGTGAATGTACCTGCCGGAATTAAAGACGGACAAAAAATACGTCTGGCAAGTCAAGGCGCACCCGGCCCCGGCGACGGTCCATCCGGAGATCTTTATCTGAAAATAAAATTGGCTCCCCACCAGCTTTACAAGGTGGAAGAAAACAATATTATTTTAGATCTTCCGCTTGCACCGTGGGAAGCGGCCCTTGGCTCAAAAGTTAAAGTTCCTACTCTTGACGGAATGATCGAAATGAATATTCCGGCAGGCATGGGAAGCGGCAAAAAGATGAGAGTTAAAGGAAGAGGCTTAGGTGCCGGAGCTAAGAAAGGCGATCAATTTGTTAGAGTAATGGTTCAAGTGCCTGTTGCAGATTCAGATGAAATTAAAAAACTATGGGAAGAATTATCTGAAAAGACAGAATTCACCCCAAGGTCATTTTAA
- the coaE gene encoding dephospho-CoA kinase (Dephospho-CoA kinase (CoaE) performs the final step in coenzyme A biosynthesis.) has product MYNNDSSDEKENTQIWTRDALFSDRNTRLDKFWGTELENDGISRGKAKDWIKAGLAEVDGVLCKKPNYKLAGGEKLTLKGEVENNSLIPEDKPLDIIFNDGRVAVINKPAGLTTHPAPSCPTETLVHRLIHHFPEIQNMDEWRPGIVHRLDKFTSGLIAVALNDHDRLALSAAFAEREVDKTYLAIVHGVPDKDFADINMPIGRHPIHKTKMAVVLKGGRDARSSYEVLWTDPAERASLLRVKIYTGRTHQIRVHMAHIGHPLLGDQVYGSQQHTILKNQSKPLSELASRQMLHAYSLSFNHPETDERLSFTLTPPDDFITLLKELNSSVQRVGLIGMPCCGKSTALKLLSEKGIPVFSADKSVSDTYNKDGAGWEMIRQRFGNKFTETETGNIDKKKVFTAICEDGDIRREIMNIVHPIVQHETALFFQTNATTPLAVAEIPLLLEAGWHTQKLVDVVIGIRCPDSKRTQELREKRGLDPETLATFDSWQWDEKAKMDCCTAIIDNDSGVDELKANTEKVLLLLAEMREAKAKKFDAFLKALFKQEDKH; this is encoded by the coding sequence ATGTATAATAATGATAGTAGTGATGAAAAAGAAAATACCCAGATCTGGACCAGAGACGCTCTATTTTCCGATCGCAATACCAGACTGGATAAATTCTGGGGAACAGAACTTGAAAATGATGGAATTTCGAGAGGAAAGGCAAAGGACTGGATTAAAGCGGGCCTTGCTGAAGTAGACGGTGTCCTCTGTAAAAAGCCCAATTACAAATTAGCGGGCGGCGAAAAGCTTACCCTTAAAGGTGAAGTTGAAAACAATTCCCTGATACCGGAAGACAAACCTCTGGATATTATTTTTAATGATGGGCGGGTTGCTGTCATTAATAAACCGGCAGGACTGACAACTCACCCTGCTCCAAGCTGTCCGACTGAAACGCTGGTACATCGTCTTATTCATCATTTTCCTGAAATTCAGAATATGGATGAATGGCGTCCCGGCATCGTACACAGACTTGATAAATTTACCTCCGGCCTTATTGCTGTTGCCTTGAATGACCATGACAGGCTTGCTTTGTCCGCAGCTTTTGCAGAACGGGAAGTTGATAAAACCTATCTTGCGATTGTTCACGGTGTACCGGATAAAGACTTTGCTGATATTAATATGCCTATCGGCAGACACCCTATCCATAAAACAAAAATGGCTGTTGTTTTGAAAGGCGGCAGAGATGCCCGCTCAAGCTATGAAGTTCTCTGGACCGACCCCGCAGAACGGGCAAGCCTCTTAAGGGTTAAAATCTACACCGGCAGAACTCACCAGATCAGAGTTCATATGGCTCATATAGGTCATCCCCTTCTGGGCGATCAGGTTTACGGCTCACAGCAGCACACAATATTGAAAAATCAAAGCAAACCGCTTTCTGAGTTGGCTTCCAGACAGATGCTTCATGCGTACAGCCTGTCTTTCAATCACCCTGAAACAGATGAAAGATTAAGCTTCACGCTCACACCTCCTGATGATTTTATTACTCTTTTGAAAGAACTTAACAGCTCTGTGCAACGTGTCGGACTTATAGGCATGCCTTGCTGCGGAAAATCTACAGCTCTAAAGCTACTCTCTGAAAAAGGAATTCCGGTTTTCAGTGCTGATAAATCTGTCTCCGATACATACAACAAAGACGGTGCCGGATGGGAAATGATCCGCCAGAGATTCGGTAACAAATTTACTGAAACAGAAACCGGGAATATTGATAAAAAGAAAGTATTTACTGCCATATGTGAAGATGGTGATATCCGTCGTGAAATAATGAATATTGTCCATCCCATTGTTCAGCACGAAACGGCTCTGTTTTTTCAGACGAATGCGACCACACCTTTAGCTGTTGCCGAAATTCCGCTTCTTCTTGAAGCTGGATGGCACACTCAAAAACTGGTTGATGTGGTTATCGGAATTAGATGCCCGGATTCTAAAAGGACTCAAGAACTTAGAGAAAAAAGAGGACTGGACCCCGAAACTCTTGCCACTTTTGATTCATGGCAGTGGGATGAGAAAGCAAAAATGGACTGCTGCACAGCTATCATAGATAACGACTCAGGCGTGGATGAATTAAAAGCCAACACAGAAAAAGTATTACTTCTTCTGGCGGAAATGCGTGAAGCAAAAGCTAAAAAGTTTGATGCCTTCCTGAAAGCTCTTTTCAAGCAGGAAGATAAACACTAA
- a CDS encoding chaperone modulator CbpM, translated as MDIKKRTEANPPSRSRRLLFAQIIEMTGLEEDTVLELISLEWVSPATTGDGHYLFGTRDLYRLSKLSRLCRDLEITAAGGSIIVDLLERVEQLEARVEEMRKLI; from the coding sequence ATGGATATTAAAAAAAGAACTGAAGCAAATCCTCCCAGCCGCTCACGCAGATTGCTGTTCGCGCAGATTATCGAGATGACCGGCCTTGAAGAAGATACTGTTCTGGAGTTGATAAGCCTTGAATGGGTATCCCCTGCTACAACAGGCGACGGGCATTATCTTTTCGGGACGCGGGATCTCTACCGGCTGAGCAAACTTTCCAGATTGTGCCGTGATCTTGAAATTACCGCAGCCGGAGGCTCCATTATCGTGGACCTTCTGGAACGAGTTGAACAACTCGAAGCCCGTGTAGAAGAAATGCGCAAACTAATTTAA
- a CDS encoding rhomboid family intramembrane serine protease — MIPIRDNVPCLIRPYVLWTLMTANITTFFMEQFLAPGAKLTLFHLLGVVPARYINPEWAMAVGYPSAGALPFFTYMFLHSGWIHIILNLWMLWIFADNIEDAMGHARFFVFYTICGLAAIAVQVMLTPSANVPIIGASGAVAGIMGAYFVLYPHGRVLTLVPIIIIPLFFKIPAGLFLGIWFTLQIFSGVTEHMSGGAQQIAWGAHVGGFVTGLILVRFFIKKDRCKYCYDPAKKDYELPEDF, encoded by the coding sequence ATGATCCCAATCCGCGATAACGTTCCATGTCTGATACGCCCTTATGTCCTCTGGACATTAATGACGGCAAACATCACTACATTTTTTATGGAGCAGTTTCTTGCCCCGGGTGCAAAACTGACTCTTTTCCATTTACTCGGGGTGGTTCCGGCTCGCTATATTAATCCGGAATGGGCAATGGCAGTAGGCTATCCATCTGCGGGGGCACTTCCTTTTTTTACATATATGTTTCTTCACAGCGGATGGATTCACATCATACTGAATCTATGGATGCTCTGGATTTTTGCGGATAATATTGAAGATGCCATGGGGCATGCCAGATTTTTTGTCTTCTATACAATCTGCGGACTGGCAGCCATTGCCGTACAGGTAATGCTCACTCCATCTGCTAACGTTCCTATCATCGGCGCATCAGGCGCAGTTGCCGGAATAATGGGCGCATACTTTGTTCTCTATCCCCACGGGCGGGTCTTAACGCTCGTCCCCATCATTATTATTCCACTTTTTTTTAAAATACCTGCCGGACTTTTTTTAGGAATCTGGTTTACTCTCCAAATTTTTTCAGGAGTTACAGAACACATGTCAGGCGGTGCGCAACAAATTGCTTGGGGAGCACACGTAGGAGGCTTCGTTACAGGTTTAATTCTAGTCCGCTTTTTCATAAAAAAAGACCGCTGCAAATACTGCTATGATCCTGCTAAAAAGGATTACGAACTGCCCGAAGATTTTTAA
- the upp gene encoding uracil phosphoribosyltransferase, which translates to MAVHVVDHPLVRHKLGILREAGLSTSGFRNLALEISRLLTYEATKDLVTEPKTIKGWAGDVEVEMIKGKKITVVPILRAGLGMMDGVLDMVPGARVSVVGFYRDEETLQPVEYYVKLARNIDERIALILDPMLATGGTLLATIELLKKAGCTNIKGLFLVAAPEGIEKVVTAHPDVDIYTASIDEKLNEAGYILPGLGDAGDKIFGTK; encoded by the coding sequence GTGGCGGTTCATGTGGTAGACCATCCTCTGGTAAGACACAAGCTTGGAATTCTCCGGGAAGCTGGCCTTAGTACCAGCGGTTTTCGGAATTTGGCTCTTGAGATTTCAAGACTCCTCACTTATGAGGCGACAAAAGACCTTGTTACTGAACCTAAGACTATCAAAGGCTGGGCCGGAGATGTCGAGGTTGAGATGATTAAAGGTAAAAAAATCACTGTAGTTCCTATCCTCAGAGCCGGCCTCGGTATGATGGATGGTGTGCTTGATATGGTTCCCGGTGCACGAGTCAGTGTAGTTGGCTTTTATCGCGATGAAGAAACTTTGCAGCCTGTAGAGTATTACGTCAAGCTTGCAAGAAACATTGATGAGCGCATCGCGCTTATACTTGACCCTATGCTCGCTACCGGCGGAACATTGCTTGCAACTATCGAACTGCTTAAAAAGGCAGGTTGTACCAACATTAAAGGACTTTTCCTTGTTGCAGCTCCTGAAGGTATTGAAAAGGTTGTAACCGCGCACCCTGACGTAGACATTTATACAGCATCAATAGATGAAAAATTAAATGAAGCAGGATATATCCTTCCCGGCCTCGGCGATGCGGGAGATAAAATTTTCGGCACCAAATAA
- the mnmA gene encoding tRNA 2-thiouridine(34) synthase MnmA encodes MELSFSYPELKDLVAGRKVAVAVSGGADSLLSMVILKELGADVIAVHGCFLGSEKSALAVAGLELRCAEFGIDLHVLDFKAEFDKMVIEPFIKDYLKGDTPNPCAQCNPQIKFGVLYAAARNFGAELLGTGHYVRIVEHPEYGRMIARGADLGKDQSYFLSLVPREDVLNAIFPLGNHSKTETYSELEKRGLKIPLSSESQEICFVPDDDYRQFLIDRDVKLPGPGDVILSSGEKLGRHKGLWRYTHGQRKGLGIGWREPLYVIEKDLKRNLLILGTKEELGASGCIAEKVNFLVDFDKWPETVRIQTRYRQRSMSSKVKLDGDNLVFEFVEQHSMPTPGQIAAVYTEDGAVLGGGIIRKAL; translated from the coding sequence ATGGAATTAAGTTTCAGCTATCCTGAATTGAAGGATCTTGTGGCAGGTCGTAAAGTCGCAGTCGCAGTCAGTGGCGGAGCGGACAGCTTGTTGTCTATGGTGATTCTTAAAGAGCTCGGCGCAGATGTTATAGCTGTGCACGGCTGTTTTCTGGGCAGCGAAAAATCTGCACTTGCTGTCGCAGGTCTGGAATTGCGATGTGCTGAATTTGGAATAGATCTTCATGTTCTGGATTTTAAAGCTGAATTCGATAAAATGGTGATTGAGCCGTTCATTAAAGATTATCTTAAGGGAGACACGCCCAATCCTTGCGCACAGTGCAATCCTCAAATTAAGTTCGGGGTACTTTATGCCGCGGCCCGAAATTTTGGTGCGGAACTTCTCGGCACCGGACACTATGTGCGTATTGTCGAGCATCCCGAATATGGCAGGATGATTGCCCGTGGTGCAGATCTCGGCAAAGATCAGAGCTATTTTTTATCTTTAGTTCCCAGAGAGGATGTGTTGAATGCTATTTTCCCTCTTGGAAATCACAGCAAGACGGAAACTTATTCAGAGCTTGAAAAAAGGGGGCTCAAAATACCCCTGTCGTCCGAAAGTCAGGAAATATGTTTTGTTCCAGATGATGATTACAGACAGTTTCTTATTGACCGTGATGTAAAATTGCCCGGTCCGGGAGATGTTATTCTTTCAAGCGGAGAAAAATTAGGACGGCATAAAGGTCTTTGGAGATACACACACGGACAGCGCAAGGGACTTGGTATTGGGTGGAGAGAGCCTCTTTATGTAATTGAGAAAGATTTGAAACGAAATTTACTTATTCTTGGAACTAAGGAAGAACTCGGGGCATCAGGGTGTATCGCCGAAAAAGTAAATTTTCTGGTGGATTTTGATAAATGGCCTGAAACTGTACGTATTCAAACTCGTTACAGGCAGAGGTCCATGTCTTCAAAAGTTAAGCTTGATGGTGATAATCTGGTGTTTGAATTTGTCGAGCAGCATTCAATGCCTACACCCGGGCAGATCGCGGCCGTTTATACCGAAGACGGGGCGGTGCTGGGTGGTGGTATAATTCGCAAAGCTCTTTAG
- the clpB gene encoding ATP-dependent chaperone ClpB, with product MDPNKFTKKTNDAIAEAQSLAISNGQQQIEVEHLLFALVEQEKGIVSKILQKSGIDPATYKSAVQKEINKLPSVSGPGAQPGQVFVTPRLNRVIVEAEQAAKRMHDEFISVEHLFLAIMAEHGSTGAGKVNASFNLTKDKVLEAMTTIRGNQRVTTDNPEATYDALKKYGRDLVEEARKGKLDPVIGRDSEIRRVIRILSRRTKNNPILIGEAGVGKTAIIEGLAQRIVKQDVPEGLKDKTVFMLDMGSLIAGAKYRGEFEERLKAVLKEVQESEGQILIFIDEIHTIVGAGKSEGAMDAGNLLKPMLARGELHCIGATTTDEYRKYIEKDPALERRFQTIMVEEPSVEDTISILRGLREKFEVHHGVRISDAALIEAATLSQRYISDRQLPDKAIDLIDEAAAMIRTEIDSQPYELDKINRQILQAEIEREALRREEDKASRVRLSKLEDSLMELKITQSELLEQWEKEKASIDTVRDLKSQIEQTKIEVEKAERALDYNKAAELKYSVLLELEKKLAAIEKDIQGDEDDSSTNRTRMLKEFVGPDDIAGIISRWTGIPVTRLVEGEREKLLRLEDILHARVIGQDEAVRAVSDAVIRARAGLKDPSRPIGSFIFLGPTGVGKTELCKALAESLFDTEDNIVRLDMSEYMEKHAVARLIGAPPGYIGYDEGGQLTEAIRRKPYSVVLFDEIEKAHPDVFNVLLQILDDGRLTDSHGRTVDCKNTLIIMTSNLGSHILLDGIEKDGEFKTGVAEGVMNVLRGHFRPEFLNRVDETVLFKPLLEKDLKQIVDLQLGGLRARLAEHKMSLEVTERAKAFIAHASYDPVYGARPLRRYIQLHLETPLAKEIISGNLQEEQTVSIDANDDGLTFKNSQ from the coding sequence ATGGATCCGAATAAATTCACGAAGAAAACAAACGACGCAATTGCCGAAGCTCAATCGCTGGCCATTTCAAATGGCCAGCAGCAAATCGAAGTTGAACACCTGCTCTTCGCCTTAGTTGAACAGGAAAAAGGCATTGTTTCCAAAATTCTACAAAAAAGCGGTATTGATCCCGCAACTTATAAATCTGCCGTACAAAAAGAAATCAACAAACTGCCGAGCGTCAGCGGCCCCGGTGCACAGCCCGGACAGGTCTTTGTCACCCCGCGACTTAATCGCGTTATAGTTGAAGCGGAACAGGCCGCCAAGCGCATGCACGACGAGTTCATCAGTGTCGAGCATCTGTTTCTCGCGATCATGGCCGAACACGGTTCAACCGGAGCCGGCAAAGTTAATGCATCCTTCAATCTTACTAAAGATAAAGTTCTGGAAGCAATGACAACCATCAGAGGGAATCAGCGTGTAACGACTGACAACCCCGAAGCCACCTACGACGCCCTTAAAAAATATGGACGCGATCTTGTTGAAGAAGCCCGCAAAGGCAAGCTTGATCCCGTCATCGGACGCGATTCTGAAATCAGACGTGTTATCCGCATCCTTTCCCGCCGCACTAAGAATAACCCTATTCTCATAGGTGAAGCGGGAGTAGGTAAAACTGCGATCATCGAAGGCCTGGCCCAGCGCATAGTCAAACAGGACGTGCCGGAAGGACTTAAAGACAAGACCGTCTTTATGCTCGACATGGGCTCCCTTATTGCCGGAGCTAAATATCGCGGAGAATTTGAGGAACGCCTCAAAGCCGTATTAAAAGAAGTTCAGGAATCCGAAGGTCAGATTCTCATCTTCATTGATGAAATCCACACCATCGTGGGCGCAGGTAAAAGCGAAGGAGCAATGGACGCAGGTAATCTGCTTAAGCCCATGCTCGCAAGAGGTGAACTGCACTGCATCGGTGCGACAACCACGGATGAATATCGTAAATATATTGAAAAAGATCCTGCTCTTGAAAGGCGTTTCCAAACCATCATGGTGGAAGAGCCTTCCGTTGAGGATACCATTTCAATCCTGCGCGGACTTCGCGAAAAATTTGAAGTTCATCACGGTGTAAGAATCAGTGACGCAGCTCTTATTGAAGCCGCGACACTTTCTCAGCGCTATATTTCGGACAGACAGCTTCCAGACAAGGCCATCGACCTTATTGATGAAGCCGCAGCCATGATCAGAACCGAAATTGATTCACAGCCATATGAGCTGGACAAAATCAACAGACAGATTCTGCAAGCTGAAATTGAACGGGAAGCTCTCAGACGCGAAGAAGACAAAGCTTCACGAGTCAGGCTTTCGAAGCTGGAAGACTCTCTGATGGAACTTAAAATAACTCAGTCCGAGTTGCTTGAACAATGGGAAAAAGAAAAGGCATCAATCGACACTGTTCGGGATCTCAAATCCCAAATCGAACAGACCAAGATTGAAGTTGAAAAAGCCGAAAGAGCACTCGATTACAACAAAGCGGCTGAGCTTAAATATTCAGTTCTTCTGGAGCTTGAAAAGAAGCTTGCTGCAATTGAAAAAGATATTCAAGGCGATGAGGACGATTCTTCAACAAACAGAACCCGTATGCTGAAAGAGTTCGTCGGACCTGATGACATAGCCGGAATCATCTCCCGCTGGACAGGTATTCCTGTAACCAGACTGGTAGAAGGTGAAAGAGAAAAACTACTTCGACTCGAAGACATTCTGCACGCCAGAGTTATCGGTCAGGATGAGGCTGTTCGCGCTGTTTCCGATGCAGTAATCAGAGCACGCGCAGGACTTAAAGATCCATCGCGCCCAATTGGATCATTCATATTCCTAGGCCCCACAGGCGTTGGTAAAACCGAGCTGTGCAAGGCTCTAGCGGAATCTCTGTTTGATACCGAAGACAACATTGTGCGCCTCGACATGTCCGAGTACATGGAAAAACACGCGGTTGCCCGTCTAATCGGAGCGCCTCCGGGATATATAGGTTATGACGAAGGCGGTCAGTTAACTGAGGCCATCAGAAGAAAACCTTACTCGGTTGTACTTTTTGATGAGATTGAAAAAGCGCATCCCGATGTGTTTAATGTCCTGCTGCAAATACTTGATGACGGTCGCCTGACCGACAGTCACGGTCGAACAGTGGATTGCAAAAACACGCTTATCATCATGACTTCCAACCTAGGATCACATATCCTATTGGATGGAATTGAAAAGGATGGAGAGTTCAAAACCGGAGTTGCAGAAGGCGTTATGAATGTCCTGCGTGGACATTTCAGGCCGGAATTCCTTAACAGAGTTGATGAAACAGTGCTCTTCAAACCTCTGCTCGAAAAGGATCTGAAACAAATTGTAGATCTGCAACTGGGCGGACTCAGAGCACGTCTGGCTGAACACAAAATGTCCTTGGAAGTAACAGAAAGAGCCAAGGCATTTATCGCCCATGCGTCATACGATCCAGTTTACGGAGCAAGACCCCTGCGTCGATATATCCAGCTCCATCTTGAAACTCCGCTTGCAAAGGAAATTATCAGCGGAAATCTACAAGAGGAACAAACCGTTTCAATTGATGCAAACGACGACGGGCTTACTTTCAAAAATAGTCAATAG